One stretch of Flavobacterium sp. 9 DNA includes these proteins:
- a CDS encoding glycosyltransferase, producing the protein MLSILIPTYNYNVVSLVEKLHNQALELSIALEIICLDDASAFFTNENQQINQFQNCSFLVLQKNIGRSAIRNLLAQKATYENLLFLDADTIPVHKDFLSTYILQINNDEKIVYGGILYESKQPSKNKLLRWVYGTKREALTTSDRNKNPYISFLTLNFLIKKSIFSKVNFNESIPNLRHEDTLFSYQLIQQKIEVIHIENAVYHLGLEDNETYLRKSEEAVIGLKNLVDSNLIPFDYVKLSHYFLLIKKYGFQHIIAFGFKAFKSLFLRQLFSKKPSLFLFDLYRLGYYCTLKSK; encoded by the coding sequence ATGCTTTCTATATTAATTCCTACTTATAATTATAATGTTGTTTCATTAGTTGAAAAACTGCATAATCAGGCTTTGGAATTAAGTATTGCTTTAGAAATTATTTGCTTAGATGATGCTTCAGCTTTTTTTACAAATGAAAACCAGCAAATTAATCAATTTCAGAATTGCTCTTTTTTAGTTTTACAGAAAAATATCGGACGAAGTGCGATTCGGAATTTGCTAGCGCAAAAAGCAACTTACGAAAACTTGCTTTTTCTTGATGCTGATACAATTCCAGTCCACAAAGACTTTCTATCTACTTATATTTTACAAATAAATAATGATGAAAAAATAGTCTACGGAGGTATTTTGTATGAAAGCAAACAACCATCAAAAAACAAACTTTTACGATGGGTTTACGGGACAAAACGTGAGGCATTAACAACTTCAGATCGAAATAAAAATCCTTACATTTCATTTTTGACTTTAAACTTTTTAATTAAAAAAAGTATTTTCTCAAAAGTCAATTTTAATGAAAGTATTCCGAATCTAAGGCATGAAGATACTTTGTTTTCGTATCAATTAATCCAACAAAAAATTGAAGTTATTCATATAGAAAATGCCGTTTATCATCTTGGATTAGAAGATAATGAAACATACTTAAGAAAATCTGAGGAAGCTGTAATTGGATTAAAAAATCTCGTAGATTCTAATTTAATTCCATTTGATTATGTGAAACTCTCCCATTACTTTTTACTTATAAAAAAATACGGTTTTCAACATATTATTGCTTTTGGTTTTAAGGCTTTCAAATCTCTTTTTCTGAGACAATTGTTTAGCAAAAAACCATCATTATTTCTTTTCGATTTGTATCGATTGGGCTATTATTGCACTTTAAAATCAAAATAA
- a CDS encoding cell division ATP-binding protein FtsE, producing MSQIVLSLKEVTIYQEGRKILSHINLDVQHGEFIYIIGKTGSGKSSFMKTLYGDLPLTEGEGHIVEFDLAALKESEIPYLRRKIGIVFQDFKLLPDRSVKDNMLFVLKATGWTEKEAMEHKIDEVLDKVGMKDFVNKMPHQLSGGEQQRVAIARALLNDPEFILADEPTGNLDPQTSSEVLEVLKKINANGKTIIMATHDYALLMKFPSKTLKCEDERIFEVVQRNV from the coding sequence ATGTCACAAATCGTACTGTCTCTTAAAGAAGTAACTATATATCAGGAAGGAAGAAAAATTTTATCTCATATTAATTTAGATGTTCAACATGGTGAATTTATCTATATAATTGGAAAAACAGGTTCCGGAAAAAGTAGCTTTATGAAAACATTGTACGGTGATTTGCCTTTAACTGAAGGTGAAGGTCATATCGTTGAGTTTGATTTGGCGGCTTTAAAAGAAAGTGAAATCCCTTATTTAAGACGTAAAATTGGGATTGTATTTCAGGATTTCAAATTGCTTCCGGATCGTTCTGTAAAAGACAATATGCTTTTTGTTTTGAAAGCAACTGGCTGGACAGAAAAAGAAGCAATGGAACATAAAATTGATGAAGTTCTTGACAAAGTAGGAATGAAAGACTTTGTAAACAAAATGCCGCACCAACTTTCTGGAGGAGAACAACAACGTGTTGCGATTGCAAGAGCGTTGCTAAATGATCCTGAATTTATTCTTGCCGATGAACCAACCGGAAACCTTGATCCACAAACAAGTTCTGAAGTTCTTGAAGTATTGAAAAAAATCAATGCAAACGGCAAAACCATTATCATGGCAACTCATGATTATGCGCTATTGATGAAATTCCCGTCTAAAACATTAAAATGTGAAGACGAAAGAATTTTTGAAGTCGTGCAACGCAATGTGTAA
- a CDS encoding tetratricopeptide repeat protein, translated as MRRLSWFFLLPIILISTIVSAQKSAIYTYDLKTFDKALALYNDKQYASAQLIFEYVKNNATTEEVQSDCAYYIANCAIRTNKANADALMEKFVEDYPTSTKQNQAYVEVAQFFFEQGNYPKALQWFDKVDESYMSKSDSDKFNFQKGYSYFNAKKKKEATTYFNKVVNSPEFGSQAKYYLGFMAYEGDDYKEATKYFDEVSGEEKYKEKLSYYQADMNFKLGNFQKAIDLGQTAMSKSNAIEKSELNKIIGESYFNLKQYGKAIPFLEQYAGKKGKWNNTDFYQLGYAYYEQKDYEKAISQFNKIIEGKDFVAQNAYYHLGLSYLNTGKKQEALNAFKNASEMDFNAQIQEDAALNYAKVSYDIGNAYQTVPGILLDFLKKYPNNSSRSEVEKLLVDSYISTKNYKEALVLLEKNRSAENKAAYQKVLFYRGLELYNESNYQEAGKMFKSAISEQKTPEFTARATFWKAETEYLSDDFQNALLSYKQFAGLAAAKTTDEYKNINYNIGYTYFKLKEYDSAGNSFQAQIDNAKEDKVRLNDSYLRLGDCRFVSAKYSAANEAYAKAIEAKGVDADYAQFQKAISYGFMSKNDKKIDELNNFLQMYKKSEYRDDALFELGNTYVAEKKNDQALKTYDQLISEYKNGSFTSKSILRQGLIYYNSDRDDQALVKFKKVAAEFPKTPEALEAVSTARLIYVDSGKVDEYATWVRTLDFVSVTDAELDNDTYDAAFKQYSQNNSKQAITGFAGYITKFSSGLHALEANFYLAQLYFAEGSETKSTSNYQYVIDQPRSEFTEQALTRLGQIFLKAKDCDKSIPVLVRLENEADFPQNKSFAQANLMKCYYDKKDYDNSVVYADKVLQNAKADANVKSDAQIIVARAAMQTGDEAKAKAAYAKLSATSKGELAAEALYYDAYFKTKEGKFDASNVSVQKLAKNYSAYKYYGAKSLVLMAKNFYGLKDSYQATYILDNVINNFTDYPDVVEEAKTELSAIKLEESKTNSSINK; from the coding sequence ATGCGTAGACTTTCCTGGTTCTTTTTACTCCCTATAATTCTTATTTCGACCATAGTTTCGGCACAAAAATCAGCTATATATACTTACGATTTAAAGACTTTTGACAAAGCACTGGCTTTATACAATGACAAACAATATGCGTCGGCTCAACTTATTTTTGAATATGTAAAAAACAACGCAACGACCGAAGAAGTTCAGTCAGATTGTGCTTATTACATCGCCAATTGCGCCATTAGAACCAATAAAGCAAATGCTGATGCTTTGATGGAAAAATTTGTTGAAGATTATCCAACAAGTACAAAACAAAATCAGGCTTATGTCGAAGTTGCTCAGTTTTTCTTTGAACAGGGAAATTATCCAAAAGCGTTGCAATGGTTTGACAAAGTGGATGAAAGTTATATGAGCAAATCTGATTCGGATAAATTTAATTTCCAAAAAGGATACAGTTATTTCAATGCCAAAAAGAAAAAAGAAGCTACAACGTATTTTAATAAAGTAGTAAATTCTCCTGAATTTGGTTCTCAAGCCAAATATTATCTAGGATTTATGGCTTATGAAGGCGATGATTATAAAGAAGCAACTAAGTATTTTGATGAAGTTTCGGGCGAAGAAAAATACAAAGAAAAGCTTTCGTATTATCAGGCCGATATGAATTTCAAATTAGGAAATTTCCAAAAAGCAATCGATTTGGGACAAACTGCAATGTCTAAATCTAACGCCATTGAAAAATCGGAATTGAATAAAATTATTGGAGAAAGCTATTTTAATTTAAAACAATACGGCAAAGCGATTCCGTTTTTAGAGCAATATGCAGGTAAAAAAGGAAAGTGGAATAATACGGATTTTTACCAATTAGGATATGCTTATTATGAGCAGAAAGACTATGAAAAAGCAATTTCTCAATTCAATAAAATCATTGAAGGAAAAGATTTCGTAGCTCAAAATGCGTATTATCATTTAGGTTTAAGTTATCTAAATACGGGGAAAAAACAAGAAGCGCTGAATGCTTTTAAAAATGCTTCGGAAATGGATTTTAATGCACAAATTCAAGAAGATGCAGCTTTAAATTATGCTAAAGTGAGTTATGATATCGGAAACGCTTATCAAACTGTTCCGGGAATTTTGCTTGATTTCTTAAAAAAATATCCAAACAATTCTAGTAGATCTGAAGTAGAAAAATTATTGGTTGATTCTTATATTTCGACTAAAAACTACAAAGAAGCTTTGGTTTTATTAGAGAAAAACAGATCTGCAGAAAATAAAGCGGCATATCAAAAAGTACTTTTTTACAGAGGTTTAGAATTGTATAATGAATCAAATTATCAAGAAGCCGGAAAGATGTTCAAAAGCGCTATAAGCGAACAAAAAACACCTGAATTTACAGCACGCGCTACTTTCTGGAAAGCAGAAACGGAATATCTTTCAGATGATTTTCAGAATGCTTTATTGAGTTACAAACAGTTTGCTGGTTTGGCTGCAGCCAAAACTACTGACGAATATAAAAACATCAATTACAATATTGGTTACACTTATTTTAAATTGAAAGAATACGATTCAGCAGGAAATTCTTTTCAGGCACAAATTGATAATGCAAAAGAAGATAAAGTTCGTTTGAATGATTCGTATTTACGTTTGGGAGATTGCCGTTTTGTGAGTGCAAAATATAGTGCTGCAAACGAAGCTTATGCAAAAGCGATCGAAGCAAAAGGTGTTGATGCGGATTATGCTCAATTCCAAAAAGCAATTTCGTATGGTTTTATGTCTAAGAATGACAAGAAAATTGATGAGCTGAATAATTTTCTTCAGATGTATAAAAAATCAGAATATCGTGATGATGCTTTATTCGAATTAGGAAATACTTATGTAGCTGAAAAGAAAAATGATCAGGCGCTTAAAACTTACGATCAGTTAATCTCTGAATATAAAAACGGTTCTTTTACATCGAAATCAATTTTGAGACAAGGTTTGATTTATTACAACTCAGATCGTGATGATCAGGCTTTGGTTAAATTCAAAAAAGTAGCGGCAGAATTTCCAAAAACTCCAGAAGCTTTAGAAGCAGTTTCTACAGCGAGATTGATTTATGTTGATTCCGGAAAAGTAGATGAATATGCAACTTGGGTTCGTACGCTGGACTTTGTTTCGGTTACAGATGCTGAATTGGATAATGATACTTATGATGCTGCTTTCAAACAATACAGTCAAAATAACAGCAAACAGGCAATTACTGGTTTTGCAGGTTATATCACTAAATTTTCGTCAGGACTTCATGCGCTTGAAGCTAATTTTTATTTGGCACAATTGTATTTTGCAGAAGGTTCAGAAACAAAATCAACTTCTAATTATCAATACGTAATTGATCAGCCAAGAAGTGAATTTACAGAACAAGCGTTAACGCGTTTGGGGCAAATTTTCTTAAAAGCAAAAGATTGCGACAAATCGATTCCGGTTTTGGTACGTTTAGAAAATGAAGCCGATTTTCCTCAGAATAAAAGCTTTGCACAAGCTAATTTGATGAAATGTTATTACGACAAAAAAGATTACGACAATTCGGTTGTGTACGCAGATAAAGTGTTGCAAAACGCAAAAGCAGATGCAAATGTAAAATCTGATGCACAAATTATCGTAGCGCGTGCTGCAATGCAAACTGGTGACGAAGCTAAAGCAAAAGCTGCTTACGCAAAATTATCAGCAACATCAAAAGGAGAATTAGCGGCTGAAGCGTTGTATTATGATGCTTATTTTAAAACGAAAGAAGGCAAGTTTGATGCTTCGAATGTTTCAGTTCAGAAGTTGGCCAAAAATTATTCGGCTTATAAATATTATGGAGCGAAGAGTTTGGTTTTGATGGCGAAAAACTTCTACGGATTAAAAGACAGCTATCAGGCAACTTACATTTTGGATAACGTAATCAACAACTTTACAGATTATCCGGATGTTGTCGAAGAAGCTAAAACAGAGTTAAGTGCAATTAAGTTGGAGGAATCAAAAACGAATTCTTCGATTAATAAATAG
- a CDS encoding PhzF family phenazine biosynthesis protein, with protein sequence MNLPFYIIDVFADKKYAGNQLAVFLDAENLSKEQMQQIAREINFAESTFITKLDLENNKAEIKIFTPAHEMQFAGHPIIGTSWVLMNKVFENSPENIKLNVPIGPIAIHKTEELIWLKAAQPKFWDIFSKEDFGVFSNLKNHDFENQFPIQEVTTGSAFVMVGLSSKRALENLVLDKDKTDDWLKKNCKTDHRGLYFYYLEGSKLFSRMLCIEHNQLVEDAATGSASTCLQAFLLKYHKPEIDLINYQGDYIDRPSQIYFKGSLNENDFDIKIGGKAQFVAKGEWEA encoded by the coding sequence ATGAATTTACCTTTTTATATAATCGATGTTTTTGCTGATAAAAAATATGCCGGAAATCAATTGGCGGTTTTTTTAGATGCCGAAAATTTGAGTAAAGAACAAATGCAGCAGATTGCACGTGAAATTAATTTTGCTGAAAGTACTTTTATTACAAAACTGGATTTAGAAAATAATAAAGCAGAGATTAAAATTTTTACGCCAGCGCATGAAATGCAATTTGCGGGTCATCCGATAATTGGAACTTCGTGGGTTTTGATGAATAAAGTGTTTGAGAATTCGCCTGAAAACATAAAATTGAATGTTCCGATTGGACCAATTGCAATTCATAAAACAGAAGAGTTGATTTGGCTTAAAGCCGCGCAACCAAAATTCTGGGATATTTTTTCGAAAGAAGATTTTGGTGTTTTCAGTAATCTAAAAAATCACGATTTCGAAAATCAATTTCCAATTCAGGAAGTAACAACCGGAAGTGCCTTTGTAATGGTTGGATTAAGTAGTAAAAGAGCCTTGGAAAATCTGGTTTTAGACAAAGATAAAACGGATGATTGGCTGAAAAAGAATTGCAAAACAGATCATAGAGGTTTATACTTTTATTACTTGGAAGGTTCGAAATTATTTAGCCGAATGTTGTGCATAGAACACAATCAATTGGTGGAAGATGCTGCAACAGGAAGCGCTAGTACTTGTTTACAAGCTTTTCTTTTAAAATATCATAAACCTGAAATTGATCTGATTAATTATCAGGGAGATTATATTGATCGTCCGTCTCAGATTTATTTTAAAGGAAGTTTAAATGAAAATGACTTTGATATAAAAATAGGAGGAAAAGCTCAGTTTGTTGCAAAAGGGGAGTGGGAAGCTTAG
- a CDS encoding TonB-dependent receptor, producing the protein MKINCQNKIIVLLLLFVVQLSFSQKKNESIGTETVNVVKPYSPTISDAFKVKETPSLDDSGNQPKETIKYSILSVPVASTFTPSKGNAQGVDKAKKEKLFNNYATLGVGNYGTLNAELFVNQDLGNNDYVAGMFRHHSSQGGISGVDLNDEFYDTALNVGYGVNNRDMSWNVNLGYQNQLYNWYGLPADFGMTLPPAQQEDLIRGINPNHSYNTIALGGNIEFNEGIFSKIATKFTHFSDSFSSSENRFYLKPTFKVDVMDQSINTNVIIDHVSGSFENNTERLKYSLTNFGIEPSFVIHENDWTLELGAGLYYGLDSENSGNKFYIYPKVNASYKLVGDLMIFYTGVYGALNQNSYADFVTENPFLSPTLNMRPTSNQYTVFAGLKGKLANNVSYNLTGSYLNEKDKALFKSNDYTEDFANQNYAYGNSFGVVYDDVRTFRFYGELKADFSQNVSFGINGTFNSYKFDGLEAWNLPSMKLSSNLDVNITKQWYAGLNVFFVGERKDMQSNLNSGVDPVVTTLKSYFDANAHVGFKYNERLTFFLKLNNIGNQAYEKWLNYPVQGFQVLVGGNYKFDF; encoded by the coding sequence ATGAAGATTAATTGCCAGAATAAAATCATTGTTTTACTACTATTGTTTGTTGTCCAGCTTTCGTTTTCACAGAAGAAAAATGAGAGCATTGGTACAGAAACCGTGAATGTGGTAAAACCGTATTCGCCAACAATTTCAGATGCATTTAAAGTGAAAGAAACTCCTTCGCTTGACGATTCAGGAAATCAACCTAAAGAAACTATAAAATACAGTATTTTGTCAGTTCCGGTGGCTTCAACTTTTACGCCTTCAAAAGGAAATGCGCAAGGTGTGGATAAAGCTAAAAAAGAAAAATTGTTTAATAATTACGCGACTTTGGGAGTTGGGAATTATGGGACTTTGAATGCTGAATTATTCGTAAATCAGGATTTAGGAAATAATGATTATGTGGCGGGAATGTTTCGCCATCATTCTTCTCAGGGCGGAATTAGCGGCGTAGATTTAAATGACGAATTTTATGATACAGCGCTAAATGTTGGTTACGGCGTAAACAACCGCGATATGTCCTGGAATGTTAATTTGGGATATCAAAATCAATTGTATAATTGGTATGGTTTGCCAGCTGATTTTGGTATGACTTTACCGCCGGCGCAACAAGAAGATTTAATTAGAGGAATTAATCCGAATCACTCTTATAATACAATTGCTTTAGGTGGGAATATTGAATTTAATGAAGGGATTTTTAGTAAAATAGCAACAAAATTCACGCATTTTTCAGATAGTTTTTCTTCTTCAGAAAATCGTTTTTATCTAAAACCGACTTTCAAAGTAGATGTTATGGATCAATCGATAAATACGAATGTGATTATTGATCACGTAAGCGGATCTTTCGAAAATAATACTGAACGTTTAAAATACAGCTTGACTAATTTTGGAATTGAGCCAAGTTTTGTAATTCATGAAAACGACTGGACTTTAGAATTAGGGGCTGGATTGTATTATGGTTTGGATTCTGAAAACAGTGGAAACAAGTTTTATATTTATCCAAAAGTAAATGCTTCTTATAAATTAGTGGGCGATTTGATGATTTTCTATACGGGAGTTTATGGTGCTTTAAATCAAAATTCTTATGCTGATTTTGTAACGGAAAATCCGTTTTTATCACCAACTTTAAACATGAGACCAACAAGTAATCAATATACTGTTTTTGCTGGTTTAAAAGGGAAATTAGCAAACAATGTAAGCTATAATTTAACGGGTTCTTACTTGAACGAAAAAGATAAGGCTTTGTTTAAAAGCAATGATTATACAGAAGATTTTGCTAATCAAAATTACGCTTACGGAAACTCTTTTGGAGTTGTTTATGATGATGTGAGAACGTTTCGTTTTTACGGAGAATTAAAAGCTGATTTTTCTCAAAATGTTTCTTTTGGAATCAACGGAACTTTTAATAGTTACAAATTTGACGGTTTGGAAGCATGGAATTTACCTTCGATGAAATTGAGTTCAAATCTTGATGTAAATATTACAAAACAATGGTACGCTGGTTTGAATGTTTTCTTTGTTGGAGAACGTAAGGATATGCAATCGAATTTAAATTCTGGAGTTGATCCGGTTGTTACAACGCTAAAAAGCTATTTTGATGCCAATGCGCACGTAGGATTTAAATATAATGAGCGTTTGACGTTTTTCCTGAAGCTTAATAATATTGGAAATCAGGCTTACGAAAAATGGTTGAATTATCCTGTACAAGGATTTCAGGTTTTAGTGGGAGGAAATTATAAATTCGATTTTTAA
- a CDS encoding GNAT family N-acetyltransferase produces MEIKLRQENEKDYKSIFQLIEKAFENEEYSDHKEQFLVERLRKSDAFIPELSIVAEVENEIVGHILLTKLEIKNDTKSFGSLALAPVSVLPEFQGKGIGSKLILYSHKVAKELGYKSIILLGHQDYYPRFGYELTNKYGIEMPFDVPAENCMVIALNENGLSGVKGRVVYPSAFFE; encoded by the coding sequence ATGGAAATTAAACTCAGACAAGAAAATGAAAAGGATTACAAAAGTATTTTTCAGTTAATTGAAAAAGCTTTTGAAAACGAAGAATATAGTGATCATAAAGAGCAGTTTTTGGTAGAGAGATTACGAAAATCGGATGCTTTTATTCCGGAATTATCTATTGTTGCCGAAGTGGAAAATGAAATCGTCGGACATATTTTATTGACGAAACTCGAAATCAAAAATGATACGAAATCTTTTGGATCTCTGGCTTTGGCACCAGTTTCTGTATTGCCGGAATTTCAAGGAAAAGGAATTGGCTCAAAATTGATATTATACAGTCACAAAGTAGCGAAAGAGTTGGGTTATAAATCAATTATACTATTAGGACATCAGGATTATTATCCAAGATTTGGTTATGAATTGACTAATAAATATGGAATCGAAATGCCTTTTGATGTTCCTGCTGAAAATTGTATGGTGATTGCTTTAAATGAAAACGGATTGTCTGGCGTAAAAGGGAGAGTAGTTTATCCAAGTGCATTTTTCGAATAA